TTGGCATATTCTACTGCCTGATAAATATTCATGCCCTGGCAAAGGCATATGCCTAAAGCAGCTGTAAACGTATCTCCCGCCCCTGTGGAATCTACTGTTTTTACTGAAACGGCCGGAATCAGCTCACCCTTTCCCTCTGCGTAAAGATATGCCCCCTTCTTTCCCAGCTTCAGCACAATATATTCAGGACTGCATTTCTCTTTTAAAATACAGGCCGCCGCCTCTGCTTCCTTCCTGCTGTCTGGTCTGACCCCAGTTAAGGCATATGTTTCATCTTCATTAGGACTTATTATGTAAATTCCCTTTAACGGCTGCAGATCAATTTTCTGAGCCGGCCCTGGGTCTAAAATCACAGGTATCCCTTTTTTCTTTGCAATTCTATATGTTTCATAAACAGTTTCCAATGGCATCTCAATCTGCATAATAATCATATGACAGGGGAATTTTTCCAAGGCATCTTCTACCTGCCTCCAATTTAAAGCTTCATTAGCCCCCGCAGCATTATCCGAGCAATATGTACCGTCGCTTTTTAAACCTACATAGGCCAGGCCTGTAGGTAAATCCTTTTTCACCTCAATCCCCTCTGTATGTACCCCTATTTTTTTCAGAGCCTGAATCTGCCTGCGACCATATTCATCATCCCCAACGCAGCCTACCATAATTACATCTGCTCCTAATTTTCCTGCTGCTGAAGCCTGATTATTTCCTTTTCCTCCGTTAGCCATAGTATAGCCGCCGTAAATAGTGCCTATTTCAGTATTTTTTATTGGATGATGAAAAATAATATCCTGATTTATACTTCCAACTACCATAATTCGACTTTTTTTCATACTACTTCTCCTCTTAAATCCTTTTTCTTCTATTAAAATAATGATTTATAATTAAAGTAGCCACCAGTAAAATGCCCCATACAATATTTCTGTAAAAAGTGTTAATGGCAGCTCCGAACATATTAAAAAGAGAAGAAATAATCTGCATCACAACGGCTGCCACAGCTACGGCAGCCACAGAACCGCTTCCGCCGTCTGGATCTGTGCCCCCTAAAACGGCAATGAGAATTGTAAGTAAAACGTAGCTCGTCCCAAAATCTGCCTTTGCCGAACTGTTTCTGGACAAAATAACAATGCCTGATAAAGCTGCCAGTATACCGGAAATCACGTAGGTTCTGATTGTGATTTTCACCTCATTCAGCCCTGAAAAAACCGCTGCTTTTATATTGGTTCCCACCAGAAAAATCTCCTGCCCAAATCTGGTGTAAGTCATAATTATGTGCAGGATTGCCCCGCTTGCGGCAAACAAAAGAAATAAAGCAGGAACCCCTAAAATATTAGCGTTGGCAAAGCCGTTCAGCACAGAAGGCACGCCATTTAAAGCCTTTCCCTTTGTAATCACCAGGCTAATACCCATAAACAG
The window above is part of the Lachnoclostridium edouardi genome. Proteins encoded here:
- a CDS encoding ribokinase, which codes for MKKSRIMVVGSINQDIIFHHPIKNTEIGTIYGGYTMANGGKGNNQASAAGKLGADVIMVGCVGDDEYGRRQIQALKKIGVHTEGIEVKKDLPTGLAYVGLKSDGTYCSDNAAGANEALNWRQVEDALEKFPCHMIIMQIEMPLETVYETYRIAKKKGIPVILDPGPAQKIDLQPLKGIYIISPNEDETYALTGVRPDSRKEAEAAACILKEKCSPEYIVLKLGKKGAYLYAEGKGELIPAVSVKTVDSTGAGDTFTAALGICLCQGMNIYQAVEYANGAAAICVSRQGGQPSIPEMNEVKEFIKNVKEKKL
- a CDS encoding ABC transporter permease, producing the protein MKQKKIILIKDTYISRMLFVLAATAVFGAILRPQVFPTLGTAEAVMRQSAEYGLLALGVAVCMMSGGIDLSAVYLANLSSIILGIFLKNQWDGQGAAGSVICAGILIAVITGILGGILNGFLIGKMKLPAMLATLGSGQLFMGISLVITKGKALNGVPSVLNGFANANILGVPALFLLFAASGAILHIIMTYTRFGQEIFLVGTNIKAAVFSGLNEVKITIRTYVISGILAALSGIVILSRNSSAKADFGTSYVLLTILIAVLGGTDPDGGSGSVAAVAVAAVVMQIISSLFNMFGAAINTFYRNIVWGILLVATLIINHYFNRRKRI